The DNA segment ttacgGATTGgtcaacattatttatatttatgaattgacTAGTAGCTAAGGATACCCAATACGGTTGACTCttctaaagaatttaaaataatatgagctaattttaaaaaaattgattttttttttcactttttttatatccaactttaatatatatttaatattctactataaataacatttaaaacatAAGAGTTGAGAAAATTCAAGTAACAGGTTTAAAAACACTagtaaataaaacataacataaaagtaatgattaatatttttttcaaaaaacggATGAGAATTTGAGGTTGCGTAATATTATTACCTTCccctttttgaatatacataaacTACCTATATATCCATTAACAAAGTAATTATCCTACATTTTACCCAACTAACAATGaagaaatttattaataacgACATCGATAGCAATTATCAAATtgttcacattaaaaaaaaaaagaaattaaaataatatcacaTTTACcgttagaaaataattaaaagactaGCTGTATTCGAGTTAATTTCATCTTGTTTAGAGCTACTTGACATTTCCTTTGTGAAGggtgaaatttaaaaaactgtgCTTGAGGTTGTTGATTCTAGCTAATGAAAGGAAAATGACACTTTATACAGGGTGAGCAACACAGCTtccttttcaaaaagtaatacaacaagttttataattcaggaaagttatattttcatttcataatgataacaataataaaaaaattattttgaatgtttttaaatgttaaatcaGATAGTCGACTCCTCCACCCACCACGaagatttatacattttttttcgtttctcttaaaaaaaatttgttcagaAAGAGGACttaaaaggataaatattttatacaaaaagatgaaaaattaaattggcaACATGTATTAATTCAAAGATGAGAATGATTGTTGGATTAAGTAATTTGTTATTGGCGATTATTCAAAGGtttttttcggaaataaatGCCCTTCGAATTACCCCCCACTCGAAACAAAACCACACCAATTTACAATCCTTGCATATCACCAAATCtaacaaaatcttttttaactCACTACCAAAATTATTCctggaattatttttgttcaaataattctgcaaatttaaaattatcaaaataaattaaaaaaatcgttagTTGGATATTATAAATGggaaaaattaactaatttctCAAACTTCACTAAGAAATACTCAAGAGCTAAATTGCAGTTagtttaagtaataaaaaaatgctcatTCGAACCATTTATGATTTCGACGGCAAACGCACGTTCATAACTATTCCAAGGCATGATAGTGactgacttttatttttaagatagcTTTGGAATCGTCCCTCTAGAATGAAGGCAAAGAGGGatggtaaataataaatgtataataattagatTCAAAGCAAGCcgtataatatacataactaTGTAACAGAGACGCACAATTAACCTTATATGTACTTTTTGCCTCcctaaaaagaatgaaaattacATGGATGGGTAGGTATATAAATCAATGTAGATTTTGATAACGACATCATTCTCAGATCATCAGTTACATAGATCAAAATAGACAAGTCAACtcataatacaaaatgaaaacatTCTTCAGTGTGAGTCAAACACCTTTTCAGCATTAGTCTTATCCAAGATTCATTTCTTTATCATATTCAACTCTTTTCAGGTCCTTGCTTTCTTTGTTGTCTCTGCTTTTGCATCTCCTGATGCCAAAGCAGATGCTGAAGCCGATCCTGAACCTTACTACGGCTATGGAGGACTCTATGGATATGGAAGACCATATGCCGCTGCTTATACCAACAGCTACTTTTATACTCCTCGCCCTGTCGGCTATGGAGGACACTCCTATGGATATGGAGGACATTCCCTTGGTTATGGAGGACACTCCCTTGGTTATGGAGGACACTTTCTTGGAAAACGTGATGCTGAAGCTTCTCCTGAAGCTGAGGCTGATCCCGGATATGGTTACTACTCATCCCATCGTGCTTATGGTGGTCACCTTCGTGGGGGATATCATGGTCGTCCTTATGGGCTCGGATATAATTATGGCAGAGGATACGGACATGGATCAGGATATCCTTATCTCAGTGGATACCATTATGGAGGATACTATTATTAAAGAGTTCTTTCTTTTCAGTCATAGAGAGCA comes from the Lepeophtheirus salmonis chromosome 4, UVic_Lsal_1.4, whole genome shotgun sequence genome and includes:
- the LOC121116780 gene encoding uncharacterized protein isoform X1, with the protein product MKTFFSVLAFFVVSAFASPDAKADAEADPEPYYGYGGLYGYGRPYAAAYTNSYFYTPRPVGYGGHSYGYGGHSLGYGGHSLGYGGHFLGKRDAEASPEAEADPGYGYYSSHRAYGGHLRGGYHGRPYGLGYNYGRGYGHGSGYPYLSGYHYGGYYY
- the LOC121116780 gene encoding uncharacterized protein isoform X2, with protein sequence MKTFFSVLAFFVVSAFASPDAKADAEADPEPYYGYGGLYGYGRPYAAAYTNSYFYTPRPVGYGGHSYGYGGHSLGYGGHSLGYGGHFLGKRDAEASPEAEADPGYGYYSSHRAYGGHLRGGYHGRPYGLGYNYGRGYGHGSGYPYLSGYHYGGYYY